In Miscanthus floridulus cultivar M001 chromosome 5, ASM1932011v1, whole genome shotgun sequence, one genomic interval encodes:
- the LOC136453959 gene encoding uncharacterized protein: MANAGGGAAGEGEWLKVAQLRTLVQAQDPRAKEVDNLTLRRFLRARDHNVDKAGAMLLKFVRWRAEAPPGGSVPEEQVRGELEQDKVYMGGVDRTGGPIIVGFLAKHYSANRDMAEFKSFVVYFFNKICARIPRGQEKFLAIMDLKGWGYANCDVRAYIAAIEIMQNYYPERLGKALMINVPYIFLKVWKTMIYPFIDANTRDKFVFVEDKSLRETLRQEIDESQLPEFLGGKTPLVSLKDYAQQPQPVCE; the protein is encoded by the exons ATGGCGAACGCTGGCGGCGGGGCGGCCGGGGAAGGGGAGTGGCTCAAGGTCGCCCAGCTCAGGACCCTCGTCCAGGCGCAGGACCCACGCGCCAAG GAGGTGGACAACCTGACCCTGCGTCGGTTCCTGCGCGCGCGCGACCACAACGTGGACAAGGCCGGCGCCATGTTGCTCAAGTTCGTCAGGTGGCGGGCGGAGGCGCCGCCCGGCGGCTCGGTGCCGGAGGAGCAGGTGCGCGGGGAGCTGGAGCAGGACAAGGTCTACATGGGCGGCGTCGACAGGACCGGCGGCCCCATCATCGTCGGCTTCCTCGCCAAGCACTACTCCGCCAACCGCGACATGGCAGAGTTCAAGA GTTTTGTGGTCTACTTCTTCAACAAGATCTGTGCCAG GATCCCCAGAGGCCAGGAGAAGTTCCTGGCCATCATGGATCTCAAGGGCTGGGGCTACGCAAACTGCGACGTCCGGGCCTACATCGCTGCCATTGAGATCATGCAG AACTACTACCCGGAGCGGCTGGGCAAGGCGCTGATGatcaacgtgccctacatcttcCTCAAGGTGTGGAAGACCATGATCTACCCCTTCATTGATGCCAACACCAGGGACAAG TTCGTGTTCGTGGAGGACAAGAGCCTACGGGAGACGCTGCGGCAGGAGATCGACGAGAGCCAGCTCCCGGAGTTCCTCGGTGGGAAGACGCCCCTCGTCTCCCTCAAGGACTACGCCCAGCAGCCTCAGCCCGTTTGCGAGTGA